Sequence from the Fundulus heteroclitus isolate FHET01 chromosome 7, MU-UCD_Fhet_4.1, whole genome shotgun sequence genome:
ATGATggcgattttcttttttcttttttagttctGGTATTATTTTTTGAATTCTGCTGCCCATCTTCTaatactttgttgttttaatagtTTGCACCTTGGCACTGCCCCATTAGGATTCAGGCTCATTCAAACAGAACTCAAAGTgatggttagacatcactttctaACTCAACATCCGTATCAACATCCCGAATCTTTAGGAAAAAAACCACATGTGACccatttaagaacatttaatgGCTTTATTGGATCAAGCAGAGTTTTAACATAAATGTCTAAGCAATTCAGGATGGGGGTGTCAGATGAAATGCTACAAGAAGTGAACAAAGTATGCACTGATGCTCAATCTGCATGCATGATTTACaactaaaaattatttatctttgAATACCAGTGTTACAGAATTAACTGGTAATTTAACATGACCCGTCACTGAAATATGGCCACAACAGCTAAAAGTGCTGTAACTGACATTTtagggttaaaaacaaaaaggtacacTTTAGGAGTGCCCTGCTAGTCACATTTAAGACTGTATTTTAGTTCCGATTTATCTTTTTCAATGAaaattttttcaaatcaaaaattaaatgaatgtatactgcagacattttgaaaTCATATTTAGATTATGTACCTGCTTAAAAATGGATCTTATTGTCCAGGTACTTCATAAGTTTTCTTCCACTTGGTCGTTCACTGCAAAGAAAGGCAATATTTGTCTCAAATGTGCACATATTCCAAATAATTTAGATCTCTAGTTATGATATAGTTAACATAAGTCTAAATTATTAACAAACAGTTCAAATGTTTCATAGTTATAAAACAGGATGAATagttaaaacagttaaaatctTAATTAAATGTGCATTATATATTTAGAGGAGTAGTAACCTTCTATAATGTCCTTAAAATAGTTTTACAAAACAGCGTGATAACCCCTATCTGAGAATGTAATgttataaaaatgaaatagtATTATGGTTGAGTGGCTAACAATAACTAGCAATCAAAACACCGGGTGCtacaataaaaatgtgaattttcTGAATATCCAGCCCATTACAAAAATACAACTCAGGTTTAAGTAGTATGTTCATTtagtaaaaattaaatgtaattagttAAAATAATTACCTTTTACAATATGCACAATCTTACAACATCActtgaaaataactttttaaaggaTTGAAAATATTTTCCTACCTGATTCCGTGCAGAGGCAAAGGTACTTTGAAGTTGTACCATGAGTGATTGTTTCAGGAGATATGAAGAAATGAAGTCTGCTTGTTGATCTTCAGGATATGGTGCAGCTTGAAAAATAATCCCTTTCCTGACTGCCTTGCAACGAAATCTCGCTCcaatgtacattgtgaatgtgcagttgattgacaataaagtctaagtCTGACTATAGGCCATAAGGACGCTAGCTACCATGGTCCTGTTCATCTCAACAATTATCTGTTGCTGGAAGTTTAACCTCTGCTAACATGTTGACTAAAGACCCTCTTTATTGACAGCACAAACTTTCCCTATATGGCAGAcgtacaagaaaaaaatacgtTGAACGATgttacatgctaagctaacgctacaagctaatgctacaagCTAACGCAACGACACTGGTGTTTGAGAGCAAAGTAAAAAGCATCAGTAAAACTTTtgtatctgcaacagtgaagtagTAAATCTCCCAGATGACATAAGTTAACACTATCTGTTTAAGTATTATCTTGATGAACAGCTCAATGATGGGGTTCTGTCAGTCTGAGCTTTCCAGTTCAGAGGCACTTCTGCCCTGCTCTACTGCTGACAAAATGATAATCAGTTGACGGCTCAGTCAGCTAACAAATAGCTGACTATTAAGTTCACTATTAAGTGCTGAAACAAACCAACCTGCCTCTTATTATTACCTCTCCGTTTAGTTGTAAAGCTATTGGAGGCTATTAATGCAGGTCATGGTGGTACggcaaatatttgttttgaaacCATTCATTTTATCATACCTCAGTAGTAGAATGTATTTCTATCTTTAGCAAATTGACAGGAAAATTTAACCATGTAGtttgaaagtaaaaacaagCAATTATAATACAAGAAAAATAAGTGCATGATTGAATCAGAGGTACACACTTCCATAGAAGACATTAACACTtgcagtggtgtgaaaaagtgtttgctcCCTTCCtgattataaaacaaataataaaaaattgcacatttgtcacatttaagTGTTTTAGAACACTGTTTGAGTcctaccctgggtctttctgcatggagtttgcatgttctccctgttcatgcgcgggttctctccgggttctccagcttcctcccactgtccaaaaaAGGAACAGTGGGAGGAataccccaatagggataagcgtgttagatattagatggatggatgagaaaGAAAGTCACTGATACCcgtcagtctggaaagggttacaagGACATTTCTTAAAGCTTTAGGATTCCAGCAAACCGCAGGGGTGAACCTTCTTAGGACTGGCCGGCTGAGCAAAATTACCCAAAGAACGCAGTGACCAAGAAGTCCCAAAACTGCAGGtctcacttgcctcagttaaggtccgTGTTTATGCACTGCCACCAGAAAGAGACTAGGCAAAAATAGCCTCCATGGTAGAGGTTCAACACCAAATGCAAAAACATCATGACTCATCTTAAATTTTCCAGAACACATCTTGACgagactgatgagacaaaagttTGTCCCGTTATATCTGGTGTAAAAGTAGcaccagaaaaagaaaacaaaataacatttttggacacccctgcgttaaacagaacaataaaccagtAAAGTGGTTATTTGGCCAGTACTACCCACGTCTCTAGTGCCCGCTCTTTATCTAATCACCTTACATTGTTTTCTTTGGATCTATCAGGGATGAGTTCAAATATTTGGTttgtcagtatttttttttaattcaatgctcatttttattattgctgTTGATTACCTGtataaacagaatttgttactacataaaagtccagaaaatgaaatgaaaaaaacgATCCGCTCTGCTCTAGATTGACATGGCATTGGTGCGGCAAAAATAGAAGAGCTGCGTATTTTAGAGAAGCGGTGAGCGCCGACTGCAGCGCACTGAGCGGAACCGTTCTGACTGACTAGAGTTGCTGTGATCAGCTGTGAAGGTCGCACCACGGCGCTTCCTCGTGCAGTGGTAGTGGGGCTGTTAGGTCGCTGCAGGACCTGGAAGACTTGCTGTGATAGATCAGCCATCTGTTTGTGACTTAAAGCTGAAATGAacttgggttctgcagcaggacattgatccaaaacacagcagcaagtccacctctgaatggctgaagaaatacaaaatgaaCACTTTggagcggcctagtcaaagtcctgacatgAATCCTATTGAGATGTtgtggcatgaccttaaaaCTGCCGTTCATGCTGGAAAAATCTCTAATGTGGCTGAGTtacaacaattctgcaaagatgagTGGGCAAATATTCCTCCACagtgctggaaaagaaacacaaGTTACTACAAACGCTGGATGGGAGTTGTTGCTGCCAAGGGCGCCCagccagttattaggtttaagAGGTAATCACTTTGTCACAAAGGGCCACgtagctttatttttttgtcccttATTAATAAAAACGTTAATTTAAAAACTgcgttttgtgtttatttgggtTGTGTTTGATGAATACtgaaatttgtttgatgttctTAAACACTTTAGTGTggcaaacatgcaaaaacataaggaaacactttttcacaccgCCGTATACTATTAATGTTATTGGGTCTACTGCTCTGCCAAACAGAGAAGTGACACTTAAAtaacatatttctttaaataaggaCTGAACTTCCCCATATTTAACTGCTTATGCCCCAataaagaaagttaaaaagttaattattcttattttttactCTTAACAAAAATACAGAACTCAATGCATTAGTCGGCATGTCTAGGGCTTTGACTCATGATATGTCGACTCTATTTTGGTTAATATTAAGCCATTAACTTTGCatatttttactgctttatcaAGTCATCCACTGTATGCATAGGTGTTCATCTTTAGCAGTGTATGAGACAGACACATTTTTATCCTTCCTAAAAGGAACGCACACATTTACATGGGGCAACCAAGGTGCACGCTGTCAAAGGCAACTTCGGTTTGGAAATGTTTGGGCTCTGAATATGTATACGtctaattaaaaacagaataaaattaaaatgaagataTGCATGCAATAActggggggtgggagggggggatCGTACTACTGTTGAATTGTTAAACTGAGTAAAGGAGGGAGCACCAACCTCTTGTTCCAGATTGTAGTCCTCTTTAGAATTTAGTGCCAATTTAACAGCCATGTAATCTCCGCTTTTCACAGCATCTCGCAGCTCACCTGACACACACAAGGTAGAGACACAAGGCAGAGCGCAACTTTGATTAGAGAAAGGAAAACTTTGCTTAAAGACACAATACTTTTTACTCAGATAGTAAATATgtagaaacacagaaaaaaacaaaacataatggATCAAGATTTAGGATTATGAGTTTTCAAATACAATCATATTTTGTCAAATGGGTTTTGCACTCTAGCTCTGACGTATGATCAGTGTTGAGCTGATAGAAGGTGTGCCTCCCTGCAGCATGATACCGCCACTACCGGGTTGATGGTGTTACGTTCACAGTAATGTTCAGTGTTCGTTTCCCAGCAGCATTCTGTATAAAAGCCAGTTACGTTTTGGTTTATTCAGgacagagcaccttcttctacaAGTCTCCTATGGCCCCCATATGGTATGTTGGCAAACAGCAAATGGGACTTATCTTTCTTCCAGCCACATTTGCTTAAGGACCAAATGTCTGGGGGTGGCTAGTAGCACCTGacacacctgagctgtggacctctgctgCTTCTCCAGATTCATTGTGCGCCTCTCGCTCAGTCAGTTTTGGTGAACGATTCCATCTTGGCGGGGCTGCTGCTTTCATaatctttccattttcaatTCAGTGGTTCAAAGTTGGGACATTGTTTCCTAACCCAACCCTGGTTTAAAGCGCTCTTCAACATCGCGCCTGATTCGTCCGCTATGATGATGGTCATTGCTTCCTAACGTTCTCTGACAAACTTTTCAGGCTCGTACTGCAGCTTTTAAGAGGCTgcaaaggaaatatttaaaataaacactacatttgtttttttttagatttttaactataaaaatgttttaaactttatttgcCGATTCCTTCCACCTCCCATTTacgtgctactttgtgttggagTATCATGCCTACACCCCCCCTGCTGCCGCATTGTAGGACCACATCTAATAATATCTACGATGTAGATGTAGCCTTATTGATGCAGTGGTAGTAAAGCACTGGAACAAAAATGTAACCTTTATTAAAACTTGTTCCTTCACACTATGAAATATTTTCTAAACTCCCGACACAGCGGGAACCCTGCACAGGTTTGTTGTTGTGTAAAGTCCAAAGGAAAAACACTCACTGGGCGATAGCGGTGGACCTGATAAGATCTCATCCTCTCCGTTCAAATGCTTCTGGAAGTTATCTAGCGTCATCCAGTCGAGGTTCAGATCCATTCCTAGGCTCAAGGTGGCTTGACCCTTCTCTGTGCAACACAGAACAGAGAGATCATCAACTGAGAGGCCGAAGCGTTAAAGCAGCTGCTGGCTCTGAAGCCAaaaaacggaaataaaaataaagaaacccaATCATTCAGGTGTAGGATGAGGTATAACAGGAGAACGGGGGATTCAAACCTACAAAGAAAGCAGCCTTACCAGATTTGTCATTGCCCTCTGGTGGTTCCTGATTCTCATCGCAGGATATGAAGAGCCTGGGCTCACTGtcctccttcctcttcctcctgtcGTCCGTCGATGTTCTCCTCTCCCAAGATGGACGCTGGGCTTCCTCCGCCCGCTCCTTCCGCTCTCTGGGGTCGTCTGCCGGCCGCGGCTTTCCCGTGGGCTCCTCTTCCCGCTCGTCGCTGTCCAGGCTGAAGCCGTGGCTCTGGCTGGGTCTGGGGGCTGAGGGCGATGGAGGCAGAGCATTCGGCTGCTTTTACGGGGTTTCGTCACGGTGCCGAAGCGTAAATCACCGGCGTACGTTTTTAAACGGAAGACTTTACGTGACGTGACCGCAGCACGAGTGTGTAAACGACTGACAAGTCACATAAATATGAGGTCTGCagagatatatatatgtttttttcctgtgtatTTTATCTGTTGATCATTAAAATACCCCCTCCCCCTTTAATTAGATGgtttgaaaccaaaaaaaatgtaaattttcagAGTAAAAACACATCAACCATTGATGCATTTTTGCGGTGTTTCAACATCTCTAAAGAGAACTCAAATAAAGTTTAGGGACACACTTTCTGTACGAGCGTCTTGAATTTAGATCCTTTTAAATCCAACCAGATTTCAGAGTGGCAGTAGTGGTCACGCCCCCCGTTTTTCAAACGGTCTCTGATGCATCTGTGCTCCGGCTTACCGTCCAGCTGCTTCGTCCTCTCGCTCTTCTCCACCTCCGCTCGCTGAGAAGGAGACTCCTTGGACTGCTTGGGGATCTTCTCAATCTTTCCGATCAGCTTATATtgacagacaaacaaaacagcACGGTCAACACAGCCCGTTCTGCCGGAGGGACgccggccaaaaaaaaaaaaaagtcgggACAGAAGCTCTGTGACGTGATCACGGAGGAGCGTACCTTTGCGGGCTTGGCGCTGCTCTTGTCTGTGACCGGTGCCGGCCTGCGGGGGGCCCGGTCCTTGGCCTCGCAGTTTAACAGAAACTTTTCGAACAGATTAGTCGAGCCGCTGGCGTCTTTCTGCCCCAGCGCCTCCTCTTTAGTCACCTCGTCCTCCTTGGCCTTATTGGTAGTGAGCGTGGTGGAGGACGAGGACGACgcagaggaggtggaggaggaaggGACCTTCTGCGGCGCGGCTGTGCCGTCATTCCCTTTGCTCTTGGCCTTTTTATGGATGGCGGAGCTGTCGCTGGAGTCGGACTGTAGTGCCGTGTCCTCCTTGCTTTTAGAACTCTTGGATTTTTGGAGGCCGCTCTCTTTCTGGCTGCCTTCTGCCTTTTTGCTCTTCTTGTCACTAATGAGGTTCTTGATGCCCTGCAGCTTCACCTCCCACTTGCCCTTCTTTTGTCTGACCTTATCTTCCAAACTGGTCTTCTCCACCGGCTTAGCAGCAGCCTCTGCTGACGCACAGTCGTCCATTTGCGACTCGGACGGACCCTCGCTCAGATCCTCCTCTACAGGAGCCGTGGCCTCATCTTCGGAGGTGTCGATTTTTCGCTCCTTTttccctttcttcttcttcttcccctcCTCTCCTTTGTCTCTCTTatgcttccctccctccctgtccttgtccttcttttgttttttgaaagaaGCCACGTCGTCCAGCTCCTCATCAGAGTCAACAAAGCGCTTTTTCGGTTCGACCCGGCCCCCTTTTGGCGAAGAGGGCGGGGTCTGGGCCGCCTCCTCGTCGTCGTCCGTTTCCGGCGCAGGAAGGGGCTTCAGCTCGTCTTTGcgtttgtctttctttttcttcttcttctcctttggAGGGGACTCGTCCTCTTCTTCCCGgatccttttcttcttcttcttctttttgatgGGCTCCTCTTTCGGGAGGTCCTTGTCGCTGTCGCTCTCCGAGTCGGCATCGAAGACGTCGCTCTTTGTGGGCAACAGTTTCTGCTGAGAGAGCAGGGCAGAGAAGCATTTGGTgaactttattttgtctttattttaaaatctattgtaAAATCTACGTCAAGCAGAAAATTTGTCAACGCAAACTGGTTTTCTGGCTCACGATTCAGAGAAAGGGAGCAACTCTCACGCAAATATTTTGAACAAACCCCCAAGATTTAGGGTTATCATAAAACATTAGCAGTTACATAAACAGAAGTTtgaacaacactgcaaaaatagagctaaaaataagaatttttttcttgaaatgtaagtatttttccttgatttgagcaggtaaataggactatttgccaatggaagaagatttttgcacttaaaataggaacaattaatctccatcaccttatttcaagtgcagcatatctaattatcttattttaagagtagaaatactcattccattggcaaaaaatcttatttacctgctcaaatcaagggcaaatacattattttcaagaagatttcacttatttttagttccctttttgcagtgaatatatttatatatgacATCAGAAAAGGTGCTATTggagtgattattttttttgattgatcaAGATTGAGTTTCAAACGAACCATGCTTGCCAATTCTAACAATTAGGCGCTGAAAATGACAGTCAACAATATGCGTCATAAACCCaagtattattttttacagcatTTAAAGATATTCACTAACCCCGCGGTTGATGAGACTTACCACAGGTTTCTTGGACTCGGCTTCTCTCTTGGCTTTCAGCTCTGCTTGGTGCCTTTTAAAGGCCAACAGGACTTCGTGGCAGTCCTCTAGATGCGCTTCGGGCTCCCAGGTGTCATCGTCGGAGCAGTAGTTCTTCCAGCGAACTCTGTAAAGCACTTCGCCCTAACAACAAACAGAGAAGCTGCTTAGATCGGGTATTACTCTTCATGGTCACAGGAACCAGTGAGCATCTGCGCTTCACTGCCGATGCATCATGAAGGGTTTAGGGGATTTGGAGGATTCCATCAAGGCTCTCTATAACCCACTTATGTTCTTGCACATGCATCACCTTTTCTCTCTAGCTTTTACCCCAGATTCCTAAACTAGCTTTCCTGCAGGCGAAGCGCACTTCCCCTGAATGCTGCTGCGGTAGTTGACATCCTAAATTAGGCCTGCGTGacatcagaaaacacaaaaacgcAGTGCGTTTGGCCAAtattttgatgatgatgatgatgattgcaGAGGGTGATCATCCTCGTCAGCATGACCTCCACTAGTTGTGTGCATAACGGACAGCGAAGGTTCATCCAATGGGCTTAATATGTTATGGGAAAGTGGCGTTTCAATGCATCCCACCTGAAACATTATAGTCTAccatagggctggacaataatttaataacgATATacatcgatcgatagacgtatatggatgatagaaaaaaaaaaaaggtcaatataatgtttaatagaataacagttttccttccttttacattctagcctatcatgtaggttaatattacagtcattacatcctcccaaccaatcacaacgcagagcCAGGAACGGTCCAACTCCTTCAAAGAgctcagagagcacgtgttcttttttcttttactaaaaTATGCAGTTTTGGTagaaagttggttgaataaagggttgagtttgaattcattgtTTGTGTGTCGGTATCTAAAAATAGGCCATTAAGCAACAACgtaaaatgtccagggctgcacttaaaatatatgttttgaatttgttgatgattatcgatatcgattaatatgatttctattttatcgatgtgctttttttcctatataGTCCAGCCCTAGTCTACCAAGTACTGCATCCCAGCGTTCCTTTGCAACTGCAACTCTACACACGGACGCTGCAACAAGGACTGGACACATTATTCTATTGTTAATCAAAACAGTTTCTAGTTTTGGAGTGAACAATCTGAAGCCAACGACTCTCCTGACCCCTGAGAACTGAAATTTAACGACCCTTTACAGGAACGGGCAAACCTGCACGGATGAATGAAAACGCGACTCAGTCATGAACGGTGAAGCGCATGTTTTGCATGTTAATGAATACGTTTTTTACGCTAAGAAATTCTGGACAGGGTTGCATCTTGTCGATTTTACCCGTTTCTATATTGGCTTGTTTATTTGGACGTTTAGATCGTTTTTGATCGTGCAAAAATGCTGAACACTATTCGCAGCTCGCAATCCATCATACAAGCTGGTCTTCATTGATCGGCTCTGATCGGCGATTGGCTGGTCGACTATGGGAGAAACCATTTAGTGATCTCACCATTTAGCCTCAAAACTAACAACACCCGCCATTTTCGTTCCGTAAAGGCATCAAACAGCAGCATCGGACAAAGGTTAGTGACATGCGCTTTGATGCATGAATGGGGATAATCTTGGGAGTTAGCACTGCTACCTCTCAAAGAACCTGTGGCACATTTCCTCCACATTTTGATGTACAATAGGCCTTAGACCAAAATGGAATAAATAAGGAAAGAAATGAAATATATCCATTTAAACTACACTAATAGagtctaaagcaggggtcaccaacctttgtgaaactgagagctacttcactgTTGTGTCATATGAAGTGCTATTAGTACTGACCTTTGAGCTACAAGAGTCAGATTTCATcctaactttatgtaaaataaacacactattcatgctttgttatggatattgtcatttttaaatctatataaatgcaagtgtgaataaacaggaagagcagCCTAATGAAAATGAAGTTTTAGACGCAGCTCACTGGTGcattgggcttttttttttttagaacaggcagGGCAATCTGAACCAAGCAAATTTAGTTACGCCTCAGTAGTTGTAGCGCAGCACTCGGGTATCCAAATAATCCAACTTATTTACATAAAAGTTAGCAGCcatgttttcaaaaataataaatgcttCTAACAGTACCAGCGGGACTTAAAAGCGGAAGAAAACACCTGAAATTAAAGCTTTGCATAATGCTCGGTGGCGATCTTCACTAAGCTACGGCAGCTCTATTGTTTGGCAACGCGGCCTGACCCCGCCTCCCAGGAAGCGTCACCCTGAACCCAGAtatctgacccccccccccccccccccccacacacacacacaccgtggCGGCTGCCCAGGCTGTGCTCCGAACAAATGCACACGCTGGGAAGGTTACCTTCACTGACAACGCCGccttgctcacacacacacacacgttaacGTAAAAGCACCGAATGTTACTTCGTTGTCACACGTGCGGCTTTTGTCTCGCGCCTAACGTCTGCACCACGCGCTCACTTTCGGCAAAGCCAGTTTTGAAGCAGCTTTAACGCCGTGCTAGtttccactaagctgctaaCGGGCTAGCTGGCTGGAGTTCACTAAAACGGACAGACTTCCGAGGGTCTACCGGAGACCGCTAACGCCGATGTGTTTAGGGCACACTTTGAAGGGGCCATTGGTGGGTTATTTAGGGGAGGAATGGGGTTACcgctgtgcagcagcagcagcagccatgaTGAAAACATTTGCCTGGCTGCCCTTGGCctcggtggggggggggaggaggaggcaaGCGGACATCATGGGAGAAGTTGTGCAGGGAATCGGTGCAGCGTAGGGACCAGCAGCGAGTCGGAGCAGAAAAAGCAACGTTCGCGTACGTTTAAGTGGTTAAGGAGCCGTTGATTGCACCGGAAATTACTTGAAATGCATTTGGGGTATAAGGGTTTCGTCTCATGCTGACTCCGTTCACCGTTTTGCCAGGGCTACGCGTCCGTGCAAAACAGGGagaagaagggggaaaaaaaaaaacgccagcCATGTTTGCCCAGCTAGCCGTGGAGCTAATTAGCCGTTAGCTTTACCTCTTCCACACGCATGTCAATGATCCTTTCCACTTCGTATACATCCTCTTCTTCGTCTTGCTCGCTCTCGACCGGTTCTACTTTGTCGCTGTCCCCCTCCATAGCCGCTGGCTTGAACGTTCGCTTATTTCGGAGTCGGGGTTCGGGCCGCCGTGCTGACAGGAGGCAGGGCTGTGGCGCCTCTTCTCGGCCGAGTCCGCTCTTGTTGTGTGTTCGCTCGGACTGAGCGCTGACAACCAACCGCCCCACACGGAGAGGCGTTCAGGCTCCCCGCCTCCTGTAGGAAAAGACTCGAAACTGCTCCAGTCAAACACTTCCTTGCGGGAATTCCTGCCGCGGTCTTTCATTGTTTTAGCAGAAACAAAAGGCGAAGGATGACTTTTTGAATCAACGTGTTAACAAGTTAGCAGCTCAATAACCCGCATCGTGAACTTCGCCCTCCATCGATGCCTATAATGCGATaatatttcgttttttttcAGGTGGCTAATTTGTAGTACTCGAGTAAATCGATGGAAGATTTACCAAATTCGTCGATAAATCTAATTTTCTAAAGGGATAATATCGTCATGAGTGCAGTTTGAATAAAAGCTATCGAGTCAAGGTGACATTACACAGTCATTTACTGTATGCCATTTAAGTTTCTTCAGCTTGGAGaataatgtgcttttttttaaaggatggacttttttttaagtacgTACCGatttgtctgaaataaaaggtGAATTATTAGTTACCAGTAGTATTtgcatacaaacacacacaatgcaTGACACAAACGTGAAAGcgtttatttacttttaaaaatgtttccaaaggggaaaaaaatgccacGGAAGATCAAAAATATGTAAGCTTCCATCTTTAgagcattaattaaaaaaaaagtactacCGTTTAGAATGACATCTCGACACCGCCACAGGTATTAGAGCATTGCTGGCAAAAGTATTTCCACCAATAATTTAAGCTATTTTCACGCAGTGAAGCAACATAATTATACAGGTCGCCAGTTTTTGTATTTGAGTAACAAACCAGGATAGACTTACTATTGTCTttcattttaagtattttaatacCTCATCCTCATTAGGATAGTTCAAGATTTTCCACAGGTTTGTATCAATACACATACAAATATGCAAACATTGTAAAAGATGCCCTGCAAggatgttatttttaaacaccAAATATGATTTTGAGATCAGCCAAGGAGAGTTGAGAGACGGTGCTCCCTGTTCCTGAAAGCACATTCTGGGCCAGCTCCTTCTTCTTTGTCTGCAGTGTGGCAATCTTCTCCTCAACTGTTCCTTCACACACAAACCTGCAATCATAAATAGCACATATACATTTACtgtatatttcaaaataaaaagggcTGCAATGTGAAAACGTCTTTTGGGCAAGGACtttttagccaaagcggaagtgagTCAGCGGTTGTCCATGATCAGTGTTTTCTGAAAAGTGTAGTGAGCAAGGaaggaggtaaaaaaaggagcctgtatgcttcctctcacagctcctTTAACCTCTCACGGCTCCTCGCTTACTAAGGAGCTATAGGGATttccacaatcctttgcgtgacatgacatatCAGCACAACCCACCACatggaaatgaatgaaaatgctCCTTTCCTTCGTCCaacagagttcttactgttgaccttgtgaaaggtcaaggaacaggagctaggagctataagaGGAACCATTCAGATGCAGCCAAGATAGAAAGGAAGCAATGTAACAAGGACGGAAAGAAGAAGGGAAGGATGCAAGCAAATAAGGGAGCTAGAACATGAGGCAAAAatggaaggagaggaggaaggggtacaagaaaggtgaaagaaaaggaGGGAAATTAGCAAGGAAGGAAGAGAAAGGAAGGCCACAGCgtaagaagaaggaaaaataacATGATATACAAAAGAGAAAGGCAAACACAAAGCAGGAAA
This genomic interval carries:
- the mphosph8 gene encoding M-phase phosphoprotein 8 isoform X3, translating into MEGDSDKVEPVESEQDEEEDVYEVERIIDMRVEEGEVLYRVRWKNYCSDDDTWEPEAHLEDCHEVLLAFKRHQAELKAKREAESKKPVQKLLPTKSDVFDADSESDSDKDLPKEEPIKKKKKKKRIREEEDESPPKEKKKKKKDKRKDELKPLPAPETDDDEEAAQTPPSSPKGGRVEPKKRFVDSDEELDDVASFKKQKKDKDREGGKHKRDKGEEGKKKKKGKKERKIDTSEDEATAPVEEDLSEGPSESQMDDCASAEAAAKPVEKTSLEDKVRQKKGKWEVKLQGIKNLISDKKSKKAEGSQKESGLQKSKSSKSKEDTALQSDSSDSSAIHKKAKSKGNDGTAAPQKVPSSSTSSASSSSSTTLTTNKAKEDEVTKEEALGQKDASGSTNLFEKFLLNCEAKDRAPRRPAPVTDKSSAKPAKLIGKIEKIPKQSKESPSQRAEVEKSERTKQLDAPRPSQSHGFSLDSDEREEEPTGKPRPADDPRERKERAEEAQRPSWERRTSTDDRRKRKEDSEPRLFISCDENQEPPEGNDKSEKGQATLSLGMDLNLDWMTLDNFQKHLNGEDEILSGPPLSPSELRDAVKSGDYMAVKLALNSKEDYNLEQEDVSGMSLCMLAAAGGQDDILRLLIKKGVRVNARQKNGTTALMHAAEKNFLTTVAMLLEAGSYVNAQTLGGETALMKACKRGNADIVRLLLEYGADCNILSKHKNSALHFANFSNNLIVCDLVKDHISKLSSVAEDTIRAYFESRLVLLEPVFPLACHRLCEGPDFSMEFGFKAQPQPEGLGILLFIFHANFLNEITARLCGPCSVHAVVLNDKFQLPIFLDSHFIYSFSPVPGINKLFIRLAEAPSAKVKLLICAYRVQLQ